The following proteins are encoded in a genomic region of Arcobacter cloacae:
- the prmC gene encoding peptide chain release factor N(5)-glutamine methyltransferase, with protein sequence MTIKETVKKYSNELRFVTHIPAKEVEILMMFLLDKNTIWLHLNYEKEFEKEKELATLVKKRATNYPLEYIIEKASFYGEMFIVKPGVLIPRPETEILVENAVEILKDKKEEIKVLEIGTGSGIISVMLALLIPNIKIIAVDINEKALELAKQNAIKHGVENRIDFRLSNLYENVNENDIFLCISNPPYIANDYKLPPNVKYEPSNALFGGVIGDELLKDIIKQTNEKKIPYLLCEMGYDQKAPLENYFKEFNVEFYSFYKDYESFDRGFTLKFKK encoded by the coding sequence ATGACAATAAAAGAAACAGTAAAAAAGTATTCAAATGAACTTAGGTTTGTAACTCATATTCCAGCAAAGGAAGTGGAAATTTTGATGATGTTTTTGTTGGATAAAAACACCATTTGGCTTCATTTGAATTATGAAAAAGAGTTTGAAAAAGAGAAAGAACTAGCAACATTAGTAAAAAAAAGAGCTACAAATTATCCTTTGGAATATATTATAGAAAAAGCTTCATTTTATGGAGAAATGTTCATAGTAAAACCAGGTGTTTTGATTCCAAGACCTGAAACTGAAATTCTAGTTGAAAATGCAGTTGAAATTTTAAAAGATAAAAAAGAAGAGATAAAAGTTTTAGAAATAGGAACTGGAAGTGGAATAATCTCTGTGATGTTAGCTTTATTAATACCAAATATAAAAATAATTGCAGTTGATATAAATGAAAAAGCTTTAGAGTTAGCAAAACAAAATGCCATAAAACATGGTGTTGAAAACAGAATTGATTTTAGATTAAGTAATTTATATGAAAATGTAAATGAGAATGATATTTTTCTCTGTATTTCGAATCCACCATATATAGCAAATGATTACAAATTGCCACCAAATGTAAAATATGAACCATCAAATGCACTTTTTGGAGGAGTAATTGGTGATGAACTTTTAAAAGATATTATAAAACAAACTAATGAGAAAAAAATCCCATATTTACTTTGCGAAATGGGATATGACCAAAAAGCTCCTTTAGAAAACTATTTTAAAGAGTTTAATGTTGAGTTTTATAGTTTTTATAAAGATTATGAAAGTTTTGATAGAGGATTTACTCTAAAATTTAAAAAATGA
- a CDS encoding M3 family metallopeptidase, which yields MFKEFDLSNLENSKELLEKFLDENRKKIDELLRIENKTYKNFVLPFQEIGESINDFLTPIFHIDSVKNSEITTKVYEECIPVISKYETDISQNENIYSALVDIQSKEKSTLNNIQNKVLENEIRDFKLSGCHLENDKKKRLEEISLRLSELSHKFSQNLLNATNAFEMIIDNFEDVKEIPASDLELAKFEEEGVTKYKFTLQMPSYLAYITYGTSREKREEIYKAYCTRAPQNGKIIEELLSLKDEKVKILGFDSYAQYSLATKMASKEEDVIKFLEELGHKAKNRAKEELEEIKEIALKDGITDFKSFDMSYYSEKLKMAQYDFDEEYFRPYFEQQSVLDGFFDFLHQMFNVKFTKVNTPAWDEKVKVYDLSEDGKTIARIYIDLEARKDKRGGAWMNNWHSHYKTSNGEIKLPTAYIVCNFPQSTNETPSLLRHSDVVTLFHEMGHALHHLLSKIEEPFVSGISGVAWDTVEFPSQFLEYFSYDKDVLKLFAKHYITKEVLDDESIDKIIKAKNFQSSLATLRQVEFALFDFKLYQKLYKTEEEIQDLLDSIRNEFAVMIPPKYNKFQNGFSHIFSGGYAAGYYSYKWAEVLSADAFYMFIDSGNIFNKELGIKYKETILSQGGSYDMDKLFFNFAQREPSVDSLLKIDGIIS from the coding sequence ATGTTTAAAGAGTTTGATTTAAGTAATTTAGAAAACAGTAAAGAGTTATTAGAAAAATTTTTAGATGAAAATAGAAAAAAAATTGATGAATTATTAAGAATAGAAAATAAAACTTATAAAAATTTTGTTTTACCATTTCAAGAAATAGGGGAGAGTATTAATGATTTTTTAACTCCAATCTTTCATATTGACTCTGTTAAAAATTCTGAAATCACTACAAAAGTTTACGAAGAGTGTATTCCAGTTATCTCAAAATATGAAACAGATATTTCTCAAAATGAAAATATATATAGTGCTTTAGTAGATATACAGTCTAAAGAAAAAAGTACTTTAAATAATATACAAAATAAAGTTTTAGAAAATGAAATAAGAGACTTTAAACTTTCAGGTTGCCATCTTGAAAATGATAAAAAGAAAAGATTAGAGGAGATAAGTTTAAGACTTAGTGAGCTTTCACATAAGTTTTCTCAAAACCTTTTAAATGCTACAAATGCTTTTGAAATGATAATTGATAATTTTGAAGATGTAAAAGAGATTCCTGCTTCTGATTTAGAATTAGCAAAATTTGAAGAAGAGGGAGTTACAAAATATAAATTTACACTTCAAATGCCATCTTATTTAGCATATATTACATATGGAACATCTAGAGAAAAAAGAGAAGAGATTTATAAAGCTTACTGTACAAGAGCACCCCAAAATGGAAAAATAATAGAAGAACTTTTATCTTTAAAAGATGAAAAGGTAAAAATCTTAGGATTTGATTCTTATGCCCAATATTCACTTGCTACGAAAATGGCTTCAAAAGAAGAAGATGTTATTAAATTCTTAGAAGAATTAGGACATAAAGCTAAAAATAGGGCAAAAGAAGAACTTGAAGAGATAAAAGAAATAGCTTTAAAAGATGGAATTACAGATTTTAAATCTTTTGACATGTCATATTATTCTGAAAAACTTAAAATGGCTCAATATGATTTTGATGAAGAGTATTTTAGACCATATTTTGAACAACAATCAGTTTTAGATGGTTTCTTTGACTTTTTACATCAAATGTTCAATGTAAAATTCACAAAAGTAAATACACCTGCTTGGGATGAAAAAGTAAAAGTTTATGATTTAAGTGAAGATGGAAAAACAATTGCTAGAATTTATATAGATTTAGAAGCAAGAAAAGATAAACGAGGTGGAGCTTGGATGAATAACTGGCATTCACACTATAAAACTTCTAATGGAGAGATAAAACTTCCAACAGCTTATATTGTGTGTAATTTCCCACAATCAACAAATGAAACACCATCTTTATTAAGACACTCTGATGTTGTAACTTTATTTCATGAAATGGGTCATGCACTACATCATTTATTAAGTAAAATAGAAGAACCATTTGTAAGTGGAATTTCTGGAGTTGCTTGGGATACGGTTGAATTCCCATCACAATTTTTAGAGTATTTTTCTTATGATAAAGATGTGTTAAAACTATTTGCAAAACACTATATCACAAAAGAAGTTTTAGATGATGAATCTATTGATAAAATCATAAAAGCTAAGAATTTCCAATCTTCTTTAGCAACATTAAGACAAGTTGAATTTGCTTTGTTTGATTTTAAACTATATCAAAAGTTATACAAAACTGAAGAAGAGATACAAGATTTATTGGATTCAATTAGAAATGAATTTGCTGTAATGATTCCACCAAAATATAATAAATTCCAAAATGGTTTTTCTCATATATTTAGTGGTGGTTATGCAGCTGGATACTACTCATATAAATGGGCTGAAGTTTTAAGTGCTGATGCTTTTTATATGTTTATTGATTCAGGAAATATTTTCAATAAAGAACTGGGAATAAAGTATAAAGAGACGATTTTAAGCCAAGGTGGTTCTTATGATATGGACAAATTATTTTTTAATTTTGCACAAAGAGAACCAAGTGTTGATTCTTTATTGAAAATTGATGGAATTATTAGCTAA
- a CDS encoding sirohydrochlorin chelatase, protein MEALIIVAHGSKLESSNNEIITLMEKTKQELLKSDILVFVGFLELTEPSFYMALNSAIGKNCTKIKIFPYFLAAGKHVTQDIPNEIKKFKKLYPQIEFKLLPHIGQCNGIENLIISNL, encoded by the coding sequence ATGGAAGCTTTAATAATAGTTGCCCATGGTAGTAAACTAGAAAGTTCTAATAATGAAATAATAACTCTTATGGAAAAAACAAAACAAGAGCTGTTAAAAAGTGATATTTTAGTTTTTGTGGGATTTTTAGAATTAACAGAACCATCATTTTATATGGCATTAAACAGCGCAATAGGAAAAAACTGCACTAAAATAAAAATATTTCCATATTTTTTAGCAGCAGGAAAACATGTAACACAAGATATTCCAAATGAAATAAAAAAGTTTAAAAAACTATATCCTCAAATAGAATTTAAACTATTACCTCATATTGGACAATGTAATGGAATAGAAAATTTGATTATTTCTAATTTATAA
- a CDS encoding TOBE domain-containing protein, with protein MRFISDLTLIDGENSFLLKKRIALLKAIDEVGSLNLAAKMVPLSYKGAWDMIDTMNNLCPMAVVEKNTGGVGGGGTKLTEYGKNLVKTYDVIEKEHQKFLESISSLTDFDSGNLKFFRRFSMQISARNQLVGIIEKIESTKINSTVQVRLKSNYLITSVITTGAVENLNLKENDEVVVLIKSNSVLLSLDENINISARNKLNGVIETIHLGEVNAEIIVNIGGDLIASIITKNAIEELNIKVGDKATAIIKSSDVMIGK; from the coding sequence ATGAGATTTATTTCAGATTTAACTTTAATTGATGGTGAGAACTCTTTTTTATTAAAGAAAAGAATAGCTTTATTAAAAGCAATAGATGAAGTTGGTAGTTTAAATCTAGCAGCTAAAATGGTTCCTTTAAGCTATAAAGGTGCTTGGGATATGATTGATACTATGAATAATTTATGTCCTATGGCTGTGGTTGAAAAAAACACAGGTGGAGTAGGTGGTGGCGGAACTAAACTTACAGAATATGGAAAGAATCTAGTTAAGACATATGATGTTATTGAAAAAGAACATCAAAAATTTTTGGAATCAATATCTTCATTAACAGACTTTGATAGTGGAAATCTTAAATTTTTTAGGAGATTTAGTATGCAAATAAGTGCAAGAAATCAACTTGTTGGTATTATTGAAAAAATTGAATCAACAAAAATCAACTCTACAGTTCAAGTTAGATTAAAAAGTAATTATTTAATAACAAGTGTTATAACAACAGGTGCTGTTGAAAATCTTAATTTAAAAGAAAATGATGAAGTTGTAGTTTTAATAAAATCAAATTCTGTTCTTTTAAGTTTAGATGAAAATATAAATATTAGTGCTAGAAATAAACTAAATGGGGTGATTGAAACTATACATTTAGGTGAAGTAAATGCAGAAATTATTGTAAATATAGGTGGCGATTTAATAGCAAGTATTATTACAAAAAATGCAATTGAAGAGCTAAATATAAAAGTAGGTGATAAAGCAACTGCAATTATCAAATCAAGCGATGTGATGATAGGAAAATAA
- the modA gene encoding molybdate ABC transporter substrate-binding protein has protein sequence MKKLIGTIVLSLSLSTASFADKINVFAASSTKLAMQEIIENFKSKNPNDEIIASYSATGKAYAQFTNGFQYDIFMAADTTYPNKIVSDKNAIAEPVVYAMGVVALYSNDKELIKKGIEALKDDKIKHISIANPKLAPYGVAATEILENYDLLDIVKNKIVLGDNIAQSVQFVDSGAAEIGLVAFSLIKTIKKEEEYVLVDPSKYKPMEQSFVLTKYAKEKPLATKFASFITSEESKKIFEKYGFGIK, from the coding sequence ATGAAAAAATTAATAGGTACAATAGTTTTAAGTTTAAGTTTAAGTACAGCTTCATTTGCTGATAAAATAAATGTTTTTGCAGCAAGTAGTACAAAATTAGCAATGCAAGAGATAATTGAAAATTTTAAATCGAAAAATCCAAATGATGAAATAATTGCTAGTTATTCAGCTACAGGAAAAGCATATGCACAATTTACAAATGGTTTTCAATATGATATTTTTATGGCTGCTGATACCACTTATCCAAATAAAATAGTTAGTGATAAAAATGCAATAGCTGAACCTGTAGTTTATGCAATGGGAGTTGTTGCATTATATAGTAATGATAAAGAATTAATAAAAAAAGGAATAGAGGCTTTAAAAGATGATAAGATTAAACATATTTCTATTGCTAATCCCAAATTAGCTCCTTATGGCGTTGCTGCTACTGAAATCTTAGAAAATTATGATTTATTAGATATTGTAAAAAATAAAATAGTGTTAGGAGACAATATAGCACAAAGTGTTCAATTTGTAGATAGTGGTGCAGCTGAAATTGGTCTTGTAGCTTTTTCTTTAATTAAAACTATTAAAAAAGAAGAAGAATATGTATTAGTAGATCCTTCTAAATATAAACCAATGGAACAATCATTTGTTCTTACAAAATATGCAAAAGAAAAACCATTGGCTACAAAATTTGCTTCTTTTATAACATCTGAAGAATCAAAAAAAATATTTGAGAAATATGGATTTGGAATAAAATGA
- a CDS encoding TOBE domain-containing protein — MNKLTGFIQEIKSCDDIVQISIDIKGEIFTSLILSSNEVYKIGQKINILFKETEVMIASVSSKISARNAFICKITEIKNGEILSSISFDFYGDKIVSIITKNALLDLNCKENEEFMWFVKSNEISIQKV; from the coding sequence ATGAATAAACTAACTGGTTTTATACAAGAGATTAAAAGCTGTGATGATATAGTACAAATTTCTATAGATATCAAAGGTGAAATTTTTACCTCTTTAATTTTGTCTTCAAATGAAGTTTATAAAATAGGTCAAAAAATAAATATTTTATTTAAAGAAACAGAAGTTATGATAGCTTCTGTTTCTTCAAAAATAAGTGCTAGAAATGCCTTTATTTGTAAAATTACTGAAATTAAAAATGGAGAAATTTTATCTTCTATCTCTTTTGATTTTTATGGAGATAAAATAGTTTCAATTATTACTAAAAATGCCTTATTAGATTTGAATTGTAAAGAAAATGAAGAGTTTATGTGGTTTGTAAAATCAAATGAAATAAGTATACAAAAGGTTTAA
- the modB gene encoding molybdate ABC transporter permease subunit, which translates to MEDSFFQTMKLTFELAGITTLILLFIGIPLGYFLSQTKSKLKPVIETLVSMPLVLPPSVLGFYLLLAFSPKNSFGSWLDETFDLRLVFSFEGLVIASVIFSLPFMVHPIQSGFSSLSKSLKEASFILGKSKLETLWYVLLPNIKPSLLTGIVISFAHTVGEFGVVLMIGGNIVGETKVASIAIYDEVEALNYDLANQYAFTLFIISFVILLFVYMINKKMLKSEFTK; encoded by the coding sequence ATGGAAGATTCATTTTTTCAAACTATGAAACTAACTTTTGAATTAGCAGGAATTACAACTTTAATTCTTTTATTTATAGGTATTCCTTTAGGGTATTTCTTATCCCAAACAAAATCAAAATTAAAGCCAGTTATTGAAACTTTAGTTTCAATGCCTTTGGTTTTGCCACCTTCTGTTTTAGGTTTTTATCTACTTTTAGCATTTAGTCCAAAAAATAGTTTTGGTTCTTGGCTTGATGAAACTTTTGATTTAAGACTTGTTTTTAGTTTTGAAGGATTAGTTATTGCTTCTGTTATTTTTAGTTTGCCTTTTATGGTTCATCCTATTCAAAGTGGATTTTCAAGTTTAAGTAAATCTTTAAAAGAAGCTTCTTTTATTTTAGGTAAAAGTAAATTGGAAACTTTATGGTATGTTTTATTACCAAATATAAAACCCTCTTTATTAACAGGAATAGTTATTAGTTTTGCACATACCGTTGGTGAATTTGGCGTTGTTTTAATGATAGGTGGAAATATTGTAGGTGAGACAAAAGTTGCTAGTATTGCAATATATGATGAAGTTGAAGCTTTAAATTATGATCTAGCAAATCAATATGCTTTTACTTTATTTATTATCTCTTTTGTTATTTTACTTTTTGTTTATATGATAAATAAAAAAATGTTAAAAAGTGAGTTTACAAAATGA
- a CDS encoding ABC transporter ATP-binding protein, translated as MIEIDIIKPLYTADGIIDLKVNKQINKGDFLTLFGKSGSGKTTLLRILAGLETPKSGKIVVDKEIWFDSSKKINLSPQKRNVGFVFQDYALFPNMSVRKNLEFALKNKNEIKKVDEILEIMEIENLSNMKPEFLSGGQKQRVALARTLMTNPKMLLLDEPLSALDTTMRLKLQDELSLIHQKFNITSILVSHDISEVFKLSNRVFKINLGEIQQDGTPNEVFSNQNISGKFKIIGEVLSIKKSDILYIVEVLTNNEIVKVTAVEDEIKELKIGDKLLLSSKAFNPILMKI; from the coding sequence ATGATAGAAATAGATATTATAAAACCCCTTTATACAGCTGATGGAATAATTGATTTAAAAGTAAATAAACAGATAAATAAAGGTGATTTTTTAACACTTTTTGGAAAGAGTGGAAGTGGAAAAACTACACTTTTAAGGATTTTAGCTGGTTTAGAAACTCCAAAGAGTGGAAAAATAGTTGTAGATAAAGAGATTTGGTTTGATAGCTCTAAAAAAATCAATCTTTCACCACAAAAACGAAATGTAGGATTTGTATTTCAAGACTATGCACTTTTTCCAAATATGAGTGTTAGAAAAAATTTAGAATTTGCATTAAAAAACAAAAATGAAATAAAAAAAGTTGATGAAATTTTAGAGATTATGGAAATAGAAAATCTTTCAAATATGAAACCAGAATTCTTAAGTGGAGGTCAAAAACAACGAGTTGCACTTGCAAGAACACTTATGACAAATCCTAAAATGTTACTTCTTGATGAACCTCTTTCAGCCTTAGATACAACTATGAGATTAAAACTTCAAGATGAACTATCTTTAATTCATCAAAAATTTAATATAACTTCTATTTTAGTAAGCCATGATATAAGTGAAGTTTTCAAATTATCAAATAGGGTTTTTAAAATTAATTTAGGTGAAATACAACAAGATGGAACACCAAATGAAGTATTTTCAAATCAAAATATAAGTGGTAAATTTAAAATAATAGGAGAGGTTTTAAGTATTAAAAAAAGTGATATTTTATATATAGTAGAAGTTTTGACAAATAATGAAATAGTTAAAGTAACAGCAGTGGAAGATGAAATTAAAGAGCTGAAAATAGGGGATAAACTACTTTTATCAAGTAAGGCATTTAATCCAATACTAATGAAGATTTAA